Part of the Mytilus galloprovincialis chromosome 14, xbMytGall1.hap1.1, whole genome shotgun sequence genome is shown below.
AGAACTAgagtatttatataaatgaattcaTGATATCATAGGAGTTAATTTGATATATGATATTTTGATGAAatagcaggaacatatatatgtttttacatatatactgttcccaggaaATAGCAACTAAACAAAAGTTAGAGGAACCCTTAAATAATCTTGTGTGATCTAGAAGACAACGTGCATTCAATTCGTCAACTATAGTttggtgtctatacaatatattAAACTATAAACTATCCAGAGTCTTTACAGGTAACTAATCAGAAACTAATCAAAGATCTGCCTTCAACAACAAATATCCTCAAAATACCAAAATCATAGAAAATGACATAGGACAACCATGAACCAGATTCCTAACTTGAAAAGACCAATCATTATATGTTAGGTTAAACTTTCTTTCATCACATCTCCTCATCTTTGATTTATTTCAGTGAATTAAAACATGTGTTGCTCAAATCCTACCCTATCTACCTGGCTTTTCTCTGAAAATTGAAGAGTACTGTCAATTTtgaaggtggtaccaaacaccttcactcaaattaatttggctcgtttaatttcataaacttttgacaaagtatttactttgaccctttaacaaaaatataaaaatgtctaaaaatttgaaccaaccattttatcagaaaaaatacatgGTTACATAGTAGTTTGACAAACGctaattttgataattgaaaagcttaatattcccttaacaacacaacgtaattaaaacgtttagctgcttttacagagttatctccctgtagtgttaggtaccaccttaaaaggcTAGCTAAAAACTGCATATATTTGATTAAACCAAATTTAGAACTCCTCGGGTAGGACTTGTCATACTAAGCCCAATTTCTTTGGAAGGTAATCTGCACAAAATAAAACTGCTTATTGGATTCTTAATATCTAAAATGGAAATTATAGGTCATTCGCAAAATATTTACTGAACACCTTTCAGAAAATGAATTGGGGAGatgtttttctatgttaagtTGATGTAGGTAGGATCAACAGATTGGAAACAAGTAATTTCGTACCTTAACCATTTCGTATCTCTTCTTTTTCGTACCCACATTTACCATTTCGTACCCACGATAATATCCATTTCGTACCCTATGGACTAAATGCAtttaccatttcgtacctcatggactAATACATGTTAACTTTTTCGTATCATATTTATGTaaagtttttcatgattttaatggttttttttagatataacaGAAATGCAATTATGCatcatgaggtacgaaatggcataaatataaattttccatGAGAAACGAAATGGTCAAAGTACGAAATGGGGTAGTGCGAAATGACTATAACTCAACAGATTCATTATATCCTGCTCAAACTTGTTAAGtgaaatttaaatgttatttgcAACTTTTTTGTCCCGAAACTACCTAAAAAATTAACAGTGACTCCTTGATGAAGAAATGTACAAAATTCCCATACCGATCTTACAATAACCGAACTTCTGTTGTGAACAAAAGCAGTTCAATAGCATTGACCTTTATTTAACCTTCATAGTTGATGGTTCTGGATGGAATTTGCAGAATAccgatcaaaattggtgtttgtcaaactgctatataaccagtgtaatttttctgataaaatggttggttcaaaatttttaaaatttttatattttttgttaaatgggcaaagtaaatactttgtcaaaattttatccaaattgaatgagccaaattaattttagtgaaagtgttgggtaccaccttaatcatcTGCATGACTTCTGTGTACTTTAATTTTTTCCTATAAAATAGAAATTTTTGATTGATACAGTTTATTCAACAAGACGCAAGTGTCTATATACAATATACTATGCTTATAACAAATAGTAAATGTAAGTTGTAATTGAAATAAGAATAAACTTACAAAGACCTGTCATGATTCTTCTGAACGTCAAACAAAATGAATTTGATTATGTCATAACTTTTATGCCAGCATTTCACACATGTTCGTGCTGCTTAGACTGCCGTTTTTTAGAAGTgttttgggaaattgtttattatCTCGTTGGCTTAAGagtttgttggggtttttttttgtgttttttgtttcttCCTGGACTTCTCCTTGATGTCTTCTGTCTCTTTCAAATGCTGGTGGATAACTAACAAcaatatcaattttgtttttatttcaggagTATCTTTCGTCCGAATAACAATGGGTGGATCTGACCTACAGGCTGTACCGCCGTACACCTATGATGATATGCCTAACGGCCAAACAGATTTTAATATGGACCATTTCAGTGTTGACAAAGATCGTGAGTTCTTTATACCTATCATCAAGGAGGCATTGAGTCTTAATCCAAAACTGAAAATACTTGGATCTCCTTGGAGTCCCCCAGCTTGGATGAAGTCAAGTAATTCACTTTACGGAGGTGATTTTCATGTGGATTATGACGGAAAATACCAACAGGCGTTATCCTTGTATTTCGTAAAATTCATTCAAGCGTATAAAGCAGAGGGTATAGATATTCACGCCATTACAATCCAAAACGAACCAGGTTACCAGACGACAGGTTACCCAACCATGACAATGTCTTGGCAAATACAAAGAGATTTAGTTAAATGGCATATGGGACCGTTATTTCTCAGTAATAATATTTATACTAGAATTCTAATATTTGACCATAATTGGGACATTCATGCATATCCGGAAAACATTTTAAAGGACCATGATGCTGCCCAATACATTAGCGGTGTGGCTTTGCTATGGAGGAGACAAATCTGAGCCAGCTACATTTCACACCAAATTTCCAAACGTTGATAATTACTTTACGGAATGCTCCGGTTTTTCGAGCGCACCTCATTTTCGTGATAATTTAGTATGGAATTTGGACGTTTTATTTATCCATCAACCGACAGTCTGGGTTAAATCAGTCGTTCTTTGGAATATAGCCCTTGACGACCAATGGGGACCCCAAGTTCAGGTTTCTGGATGTAAGAACTGTAGAGGAGTAATCACTGTACCACGTGGAAGTAATATTTACCGAAAAGAAGTAGAGTATTACGTCATCGGCCACCTATCCAAAGTAGCCCAGACCCAATCAATGAGAATAGACTCTACTGACAATGTTGACGGCTTACGTTCGGTTGCGTTCGAGAATCCTGACGGTACAATCGCAGTGGTCATACTAAATAAGCAAGATCAGACCAAATCGTTGAATGTAAATATTGATGGCAATATTTATCATTTCTCCTTGAATGGAAAGTCAGTTGTTTCAATGTTATATTCCCCTTAAATTTCAACATGATACTGCAATGGTTATTAAATAGATAAGTATTTCGAAATTTTTGTGCAGTGTTTTATGTAACAAAACTATAAACCCCTTCTTTGTGATCAAGAACGAgcgttgatattttttttaggaattaTCCTGTTATATCAATGATGTTAGCTCCAAATGCAAGCTACAGCTATATTTCATTCCATATCGAATATCCATGATTGCAACTTATACtactatttatacaaaataagaaCTCAAATAATTCGGAATCTGTATTCCAGTTAGGGTTATGagataaattttcaaaatcgttATTTTATGTATGGAAATGTGGTTATCTATGGACGTCTCTCGTTGTGGCAGTAAATCTTTTGGTAAAGTGAAGCGTCTGTTTTGATCTATTTGATACATATATAACGCACTCATATCCTCACATGAGCATCACGACATGTGCCACGTGTAAAATAAGGATCGATCTTCTTAGCCTTCCGAGATCACcattagtttagtttagtttaaacatatttatttacagtgaattgggaaaaaagttttgcaacttatatttatccctttccacctttgcgggtgcgagtgctagGCACTCATGTTGATGTTGCTCTAGTTTTAGTGTGGCTCATTGTGCTTAAGATTTTTTTCAGTGAATGTtctgtacaaatgtatgtaccgGTAACAGTCTTTTTTATCAAGTAAAGGtagtttaaatttcaaaattccaCCATCGGTTACTAGTAAGTTCCAGGGTTTATAACTTTAAATGACCGATGTGGTTTATGAATTTGATGTCTTATGGTTCGATAATAGTTGAGCAGGATTAGCATCTAAGATCTTTCCCGGTATTTGAAGGGGTTTGTGTTACTGGGTCTTTAGATTTCAATGTAGTGTCTTTGTATAGTGTTGTTCTTCTATTGGTCGTCTTATTCGTGTTTTGCcatgttgttgtccatttgttttcgACTTGTGGTTTTGAGTGTCCTTTTATGTCTTTTGCCTCGCTTTTGGGTGGTCAACAAAATAATTGTCACAATCAGGCTTCtgttattcagtagttgtcgttggttgcagccattttgaaaatgttcTATTGTGAATTAAGTATAATTTTTATTCTTTGCTTTTGATCAAGAAAATTTTCACTATGGACATGCGTTATTCCCAGTGGGACATTGTACATGTGTTCTATGGACGCTTATTTTAGTCttgttcaatttcatttttttctgtctgtTTTCACATTATTTTAAGCGGACATAGTCATGTGTTGCCCtagattaaaataattttaaatgcgCCTGCATACGGACTATTTATctaccaattgatacgatattcccgaaCTTGTATTTCcgatcatgatttccttgatgatggttgcttctcacaaggaagctattaaactaagagttccaaatggcgaGGTTGAAATCATgacttcttaaattttacggacgccatcacaagtttgTTGACTGTTTTCGAATATCCGTTTCGCAGAtgctatcggatatgttccttatgtcgtaactacaatccgtTCCCTTAtcaagaatgtgacctaccgaaatagactatttacaggattgtaataatatgagcaacacgacgggtgccaaatgtagagcggatctgcttaccctttcggagcatcTGCGATCAACCCCACTTTCTggttggttcgtgttgcttattctttagttttctatgttgtgtcttgtgtactattattcaagtttgtttgtcttttttcttttttagctatggcgttgtcaatataaaaaagaaggtgttgtatgaatgccaattagacaactttacacacttcttagttatattattctaaagatctgtatactttttggtgatgattcactaaaacaggggtgtgtttttttttcaaatgtcgcgctgtatctcaaataCGATTAATGATTAttatttaaaactttacacacttcttagttatattatcctaaagatctgtatactttttggatttgattcaaaattttgttttagagatattgagtttttttgtaaaaaaaaaggggggttcgcatgtcacgccgtatctcaaaaacaatttatggttattgcttaaaactttacacacttcgtaggtacatgtatattataataatctaaagatctgtataattttttatgatgattcaaaattttatttcagagttattgagtttatggttaaaaaaggggggttttcacatgtcgcaccgtatgtCAGAAActttttatgattattgcataattTTCACACAAAagacaacgggcgtatcatgcgctcatggcgcagctgtttatttaattttgtgttttttaaatatcattttaagctaataaaagttttgaaatattgacttgacagaaatgaaaataaaaaagagacGTAGCCTTTCTTTTCTTTGATATCAGTACAAGAAAAAAGTTGAATAGGATGAATGAGTTCTATGTTTAATCTGAATAATATaggcaattaaaaaaagagttcAAATAAGTGAAGGTATATTCAATTAATGGTCAGCGTATGGCCTTAAACAATTAATGCAAAGATTGTTTACTCTGAAATCATCTTCATCAAACACTATCTCAAAAACTAGAGCACAGTTGATGATTTTCCATTGAACTATGTCGTTGTTACTTTTTCAAGACTTCAATAAtgtgttgttaattttttttatggtatTTAATTGATTTAGTTTTGAGACAGCAATCATTCAATGCAGAACATTATATGTTCatcttgtgtaaaaaaaaaagaagatgtggtataattgccaatgagacaactgtccacaagagaccaaaatgacacagacattaacaactataggtcaccgtacggccttcaacaatgagcaaagctcataccgcatagtcagctataaaaggtcccgatacgataatgtaaaacaattcaaacgagaaaactaacggccttatttatataaaaaaaaatgaacgaaaaacaaatatgtaacacataaacaaacgacaaccactgaattgcaggctcctgacttgggacaggcacatacataaatattgtggcggggttaaatatgttagcgggatagCGAGATCCCAACCTCCCCCTAACCTAGTATTGATAATTGATTCATATGCATCGTTACTGCATATGtgttgtaaattacaaaagtccaaaaaaaatatcaaaatatatttaaacagcatttgtcaattataaaattttgaaagtttcaaaacGTTATGAACCTGTTCTGGTTATATTGACCGAGTACGAAGTCTGAGGTTCAATTTAATCTAACAGGTCGCCATATAACGTATTGACTGATTTAAAGTCCTTTACTTGTATATAACATATGTAAAACAAGTGAGTTTGAAATGATATTGACTCGATGTAAGTATGTTTAGTCAATATGGAGACATTATCATTTCTCAAATATTGACGTCGAATCAATAtatcaataaacagctgcgccatgagcacatgatacgcccgtcgtcttgtgtgtaagttttatgcaattatcataaatcgttttttagATACgacgcgacatgtaaaaaaactccccttttttacaaaatacccaataactcaaaaataaaatttgaatcatcaccaaaaagtacacagatctttatataattgtaactaagaagtgtgtacagttttaagcaataatcataaatcgtttttgtgatacggcgcgacatgtgaaaaaaactcACACCcatgttttagttacaaagtcccgtatttcaaaaagttttaatcttattttcaccaaaaagtatacagatcatttgaccattataagaaacatctatattaagtttcatgaaacttggataagtcgttctcaagttacggtgcgacatgtttacgccagacagacagatggacagacgaCATTTGTACATGTGTATTACCATGATactcccgtcaaaattttgacgggcgaaTGAAAACgtgaaatacacaaaatatattttaggaAACACGACCAATAAACCaatgagaaacaagaaaaatCAAACCATATGTATTCTTGGACATAATTCATTTTTAACTGTTAATAAACTCGAGAAGTGTTCGAGGGGGAttagtttaagttttgtttttttcgaAATATGACATCTGTTTTTGTTACAAGCTAGTAAACAATGATAGACTGGCATCagattgtatgaaatatttaaacgCGGAATGTAAATTATAGCTTTAAAAGTCAACGATCCTATGAATAAGCCATTTTGTGCTTTTGACTAACACAAAATACGTGTAGATTAAATGAAATGTCATCTACATGTATCTATTTCGGATATTCATCTTAGGCATGCGCACTGACTATTTATATTTTGTGGAAAgtcatgttttatataaattgtttattgttttcttgAACTTGAACACCCAAACTGCTTCAAAATGGTGTACTTAATAATGATTAGTGGTTCGACACTGAAACGGCTTTATTACTGAACAGCATGTGCACCTATACTTgcatatacttttaaaaaaacaaccGGAGGCAGATTAAGGTATTTTGAAAGGGAGACAGAACTCCATTAAACTGCAGAAATACTTGTGAGTTAGGGAGGTGAAACACGATTTTATCttacataaattaacaatatatatattccaaTCAAATTAAAGATGAGACATAAATGATACGCCCTCTTCGCCACCCTTGATTCCGCCACTTTAGACTCTATCCACAGCTCCCATCACGAGATTCAAACATTAAATGATATAGTATATGCATTTAATGGCACTATTATTCAAATGGATATATAGCCGTGACAGATAGTTGCAACACGTGCGTTTTAAATTAAATGTGTCTTTCTAATTGAATAATAGTTTTCAAGATTAAAGgcagaaatgaaaataaatagcTAATTAAGGGATAATGATTACTTCAATCAGGAGTCGAACAAGGATTCTGGTaatgttagggagctaccatttgatttttagggggggggggctaggatgaaatttgaaaaaaataggcaggacaggagttttgagtaaataaaaaggcaggatgtgtaacttgcaaaaaaaaaagtcatgatgacaatttaggtaaaaaaaagtcaggataaactaaaaaaaaaaggcaggaccgattagagtgaaaaataaaaatgcaggacagagattacagttaaaaaaaaatgcaggacaaaatttttcatcctagccccccataaaaatcaaatggtagctcccttaactcATTTGTAGAACTTGTTTGGTTGATCATTTTTGCCAAATATCGTTTCTAAATAGTAGGCAAGATTTGGAAAACATTGGAAAATTATAGTCATTTTATTGCAGTTACTTATACAAGGAAATCGTATGACAGTTTTGGTGTAATAACACAGAcacttgtctaaaaaaaaaattcctatataggtatatagggaaaaaaattgagacaagtgcctgtgtgtaATAATCAGTAATATCATAATATTCAGAACATTTCTGTCCTTGACTGATTTTCTCTATATAAATAgcagttttcaagataaaagacAAAACTTACTATAATTATTAATATTCGTGTACATACCCAGCTGAATATTTTAAAAGTGTGGTTAAAATTATCCGCTCAGTTGCGGACAACGGATCATCATATACGTTATCTTAAAAATTTTGTACTCTTTGAATAATTTACAAGTGATGTTCAAATTGTTTCGTAGAAGATAACTTTTGTAAAGCTAAAAATTGGCGTAGCTTACGTTGAGGCAACCGATCAtgtattcaaaaaaaaaatc
Proteins encoded:
- the LOC143059785 gene encoding uncharacterized protein LOC143059785; translation: MNMDPSKTLTFLLFIGAACTILVDAQTKHKVKVLLTTGDQSKLLSQEPDLHPSPTNGNGPEIVVDKSKQYQRMEGFGAAISNSAAYVIYHSPKRHEIMRDLFSPADGIGVSFVRITMGGSDLQAVPPYTYDDMPNGQTDFNMDHFSVDKDREFFIPIIKEALSLNPKLKILGSPWSPPAWMKSSNSLYGGDFHVDYDGKYQQALSLYFVKFIQAYKAEGIDIHAITIQNEPGYQTTGYPTMTMSWQIQRDLVKWHMGPLFLSNNIYTRILIFDHNWDIHAYPENILKDHDAAQYISGVALLWRRQI